Part of the Sulfobacillus acidophilus DSM 10332 genome, TGTTGGGTCTCAAACAAGGAGGAGGTCACGTTGGGTCCATTCACTTCGTCATCGATAATCATAAAATGCGTGTGCGGAAATTCATGAGACACCTGCTGTACCGCTTGTGCCATTAAAAAGCCGACGGCAATCACCAAATTATAGCCTTGTTTGGCGTAGTTGGTCAAAAACGGCACGTAATCCGATTCGGTTTGCGATTGCACAACCGACACCGTCACGCCTAACTGGTTTTTCGCCTGCAACAAACCTTCATACGCTAAATGGTTAAAACCATGGTCATTAAGACCCCCGGTGTCGGTAACCAGCCCGACTTTATATTGGGCTGCCTTTGATCCCGACGTGCTGGACGCCCCGGTACTCGACGATGTTGATCCACAACCGGCCAGTAATCCGCCGCCCACCAACAGGGTTGCCGCTAATGCTAATGCACGGGCTTTCATCCCATTGCCTCCCTATTTCGAATAATCCCCCACCAACATCGGTGCCGATGCGGTGCAATTGATTGACATCTGATGTCTTATCAGCTGAATTGTAAAGGACAACCCCTGAGCGGTGCAATGGTTGCAAAATAATTTGGTCGAAATAGGGGATCAATGCTACAAATGTTGGCATGAACCGCAGGCTATCGCGGGAGGCGAGCAAAAAAGAGACGCGGCCCGGTCGGCACCATCGTGCCGGGAGCCGGTTCCAACGTCACGCCCACCGCATTGACCGGTCGTCGAGGCCCGGGAATCCAAAAAGAAACCCCATGGGAACGAGTAGGCCGAAACACGCTCGCCCGTAGATGACGATGCCCGATAATCCACCAGGCTTCATATACCGTACGAGGACGCGGGGGAGAAACCTGCGCCTGCACCCAGGTCCATCCGGCGGATGAGATCACGAGGGACACGGATCCTACGCGCGGGACATCGGGTACCATCTCCACCCGTGTCCCCGTCATATAAGCCCACAAGGCGACCGGACCGGAAGGAGCCTCTGCCCATATCAAATGCGGCCAAATATAAAAGAATGCCGCTGCCGCTAAAGTCGCCAGGTAAACCAGCCCACGGCGTCTCCGAGGCAGGGTATTACGGACAACGGGCCTGGGGTCCACACGGGAAAAATCCCACGCCGGTGCCGTTTTTGCGGACACAACCGCCATCGGCGGCATCAACGACGTCAGGTAGGCTTGCCGCGATTGGCAAACCGGGCAATTGGCCCAATGACGATACAGTCGATCTCTTTCATCCCGGTGCCCGGAAGCCAACGCCAAAAGATCCACATCATCTAAATGCCGTGTCATGAGACACCTCCCGGACCGACGCGGGTGGTTTGTCGACGCAACTTATGAATCGCCCGCGATGCGAGGCTCTTAACCGTTCCTACGGGAACCCCCCACAATGCCGCGATTTCTTTTTGCGTAAAGCCGTAATAATAGGCTAACTGTAGTACCCGGCGTTCCCGGTCCGACAATTGGCCTAGGGCATCTTGAAGCCAATCATGATCCTCTTCCCCGTCATCGTCTACGACAGGCGAATCAAACTCCTCCCAGGAGATTGTGGCCGGGCGCCGTTGACGCCAATAGTCCATCGCCTTACGGCGAGCAACTTGCCACAGCCAACCGGAAGCGGACCCCCGCCGGGGATCGAATCGTGACGCCCCCCGCCAGACGTCCAATAAAATATGCTGAACCACATCGGCCACATCATGCGCCGGAACCCCGGTCGCCCGGATTAATTGGGCCCAACGCGGGCCCCATCGGACATACAACTCTTCCATCAAATCCGGATGGTGAGCCAATCGGCTTAACAATTCGTCATCGTTAGGTACCATGAACCCCCGCTGCAAAGAGGCCGTCTCAAGGCCCCTTTTCGTTACCCGGTATTCCGCAGGCCCAATGCAATTCCTTCCATGGTCTGCGACAAAATCGGCAACAACTTCGGATCCTCTGTCGCCCGGTAGGTCTTCAGCAATTCGATTTGCAAATAGTTTAACGCATCCACTTGCGGATTACGCCAGGTCACCGCGGTTTTTAGGCGCGGTTGACCAGACAAAGGCGGCCCCCCGGAGATCGCCTGCAGAGCATTGGTCAGACGTCGCCGTTCTTCTTGGATCAGCGGCCAAAACCGGTCTTTGAGCTCGGGCGTGGCCAACGATTGATAGGCCTCGGCCACCATGTCATCCGACTTGACGAGTGCCAACTCCAAATTATGCAGCATGGTGTTCAAAAACGGCCACTGTCGGCGAAGCATTTGAATGCGCGATAACCCCTCCGGTTGACTTAGGGCTTGGTCGAGGGCCGTCCCGGCCCCATACCAGGCAGGTATCCCCATCCGATTTTGGGTCCATGCGAAGACCCAGGGAATGGCACGCAGGTCATCCCAGCAAAATTGTTCCCGCCAAGACGGCCGAGAGCCCCAATTTAAGGCCGACATTTCCCGAATGGGCGTAACCGCCAAGAAGTATTCCCAAAATCCCGGGGCATGGACTAATTCGCGATAGGTTTTAACCGCCAGGTCACCTAAATGGTCCATCCAGCCGACGGTGTCCGCATCCGGTTCCCATCCCGGATCCGCCGCATGCTGAACATGAGCCACCGTCATCAGTTCCAAGCTTCGCCAGGCTAACGAGGGTAACAAGAATTTTTGGGACAACACCTCACCTTGCTGCGTCATCCGAAGCGGGCTTAATCGCGTCTTCGGGGGTTGCCCTAAAATGGCGTACGACGTGGGACCGCCCCCGCGTCCCAAGGCCCCGCCCCGGCCATGGAAAAATCCTAACGTGACGCCATGTTGCTCCGCCCAGAGCATCAATTGGTTTTGAGCCTGATAAATTTTCCAACTGGCCGTAAATGTTCCGGCATCCTTCGTGCTGTCCGAATAGCCGAGCATCACCTCTTGATAGAATTGCCGACTCTGCAGATGCTGGCGCCAGACAGGCTCCTGAAAAGCCTGATCTAAAATCACCACCGCATTTTCCAGGTCATCCAGAGTTTCCACCAAGGGGATGATGTCGAGACTCAACTCCGGATCTACGGCTCGACCGAGCGCTAAAACGGCTAATAAATCACTGGCGTGATGAGCCATACTGACCAAGTAACGAGACACCGCACGCGGGCCGTATTGACGGCGCGCTTGAGAAATGACCTGAAATGTCTCTTTCAGCTCGGCGGTAACGGACGACGAAGGAATCCACGCCGGTGGATGCTCAATCAATTGCGCTAACACCTTCATCTTGTCGCGCTCGGATAATGTCCGATATTCCTCACCGGCCAGATCGACCACGCCTTCAATGTGCACGCGGCTATGCTGGCGAATATCCAAACTGGCCAAGTGAAATCCGAAGATATCGATCTGACGCAAAAGGCGCTTTAGTTCATAGGGCCAACGGTCGGGATCGGCATCCCAAAAACGACCTAACTGCTCCACATCCTGCCGAAATTGATGCGCTTGCCGATATCCGCGAGGATCGTGGTTCAGCGTTGCCGCCAGCCGCTCGCGCATCAGGCCGACCATCTGCCGCAGAGGCTCCATCGGGTACCGCCGCGCCAAGACATCCGCCACGTCAGGAAACTCTTCGGCCAAAAGCGCAATCCACCGCCGGCATTGTTCGCTCTTCTCCAGATACCGATCGCTTGCCGTTAAGGTCCGCTCCAAATCATCCAACAGCGGCTGATAAAGTCGCAAAATCGTCTCTTGATGCCGCCGAAGCGTGTGCTCGGTCACCTGAGCGGTCACCTGGGGATGCCCGTCGCGGTCGCCCCCAATCCAGGAGTCCACCGCCCAGTCAATCCGCCCCAACCGATGCCGAGCCAAGACCTGATCGAGTTCCAGCAAGAGATCCGGTAACATGGAAAATAAACTGTGTTCTAAATAAAAAATGCCAAGCTCCACTTCGTCAAGCACCGTCGGGCGATCCTGACGCCGACTGGGGGTTCGCCAAAGCGCCCGAATCTCTTCCCGCAACCGGAAGATTTGCGTGTCATGTTGAGCATGGGCTACCGAGACACCCGATGCGGGATCCAAGAGCTGGCCTAATTTGCGAATGTGCTGCAAGATCGTCCGTCGCGTACTTTCCGTCGGATGAAACGTAAGCACCATACGACCTACAAGGGGGCGGCCAAACGGCTCGGCCTGCCGCTGATCCAAGAGCTTGGCCAATTGATTCAACGATCCACGGGGTGGCTCACTGCCATCTTTCCGGCGCATTTCGACGACTTTAGCCCGCGCCAAATCCTCGGCCAGGTTTTGCAATCGAAGCCGCTCCGTAAAATACCGAGCCAATGCTTCCGCTTCCCGTACATCCGGCTTGGGCTGGAACCCGCCGGATTCCCGATGCTGCAGCACCTCATCGAAATATCCGTGCGCGTCATCCACCAAGTGAGGATTATCTTCTCCCCGAACCACATCATCCAATAGCGACCACAGCAAGTTCACCATTGGCCGCCATAAATCAACATGCCCAGTGGACGAAATAGTCCCCGTTCGATTTGCCAATGGTTGCGCCTGCAACTTTCCGCAGGCTCCCTCCTTCCGCTGTCGCCAAAATATTATGTTTAAGCATACCGTTCCCCAGACGGATTGGGTAGTAGGTTTTCCCCGAAATTACCGTTGACCTTGTGTATTTTTACATTTCACCCGTCAATTTTTACAATTCACCTGCCAAAACCGACGATTGGCGGATAATTTAGTGAACGTGTTCACATGCACATATAACATATCAGCAAGGCTGCGATCCCCATTCCCCAAGGTAAAACGGTTCTAATTTTCAGAATACCTTGTAAGGTGATCCGCTGCACCCAACGCGCCCATTTACTTGCGTAGCACTCGGACAGCATCAGGCATACGGAAAGTCCAGAATAATTCGAGACATGACCGGCCGAGAGCACCAAAAGACAATTTTTGTGCTCGGCAGCGGCGGTGGGTGATGATTTTTTTAAATTGACGGAAGGGAGAGAGAACCGTGGGTTTTGCGTCCTTTCGCACTATTGTGCGCGATGCCTTCGAACATGGATATGCCGTCGGGCATATCAACATTAATAACCTGGAATTTGTCCAAGCGATCGTGGACGCCGCCGAGGCGGAGGAAGCCCCTGTAATTTTAGGGGTCAGCGAAGGCGCGATCAAATATATGGGGCTCGACTATACCGTTGCTCTGGCACGTACGGCGGCGGAGCGGGCTAAAGTCCCTGTCATGCTTCATCTCGACCACGGTTCCAGCTTTGAATGGGTTGTCCGGGCAGTCCGCGCCGGATTTTCTTCCGTCATGATTGATGGGTCTCATTTGCCGCTGGAAGAAAACATTCGGCTGACCCAACGAGTCGTAGAGCTGTGTCATCCCCTCGGGATTGATGTGGAGGGCGAATTAGGCCGTATTGGCGGAACCGATGATGACCTCACGGTGGATGAACGGCTCGCCACGTTGGCACGACCGGAAGATGCCGAAAAATTCGTCTCGAGTACCGGCGTCGACGCGCTGGCCGCCGCCATTGGGTCCGCCCATGGACGATACAAAGGGCGTCCCCAACTCGACTTCGATCGTCTCGTCGCGATCCGCCGAGCCACCAACACCCCATTGGTACTCCACGGGGGATCGGGAATTCCCGATGAAGACGTGGTCCGGGCGATTTCGTTGGGAATTGCGAAAGTCAATATTAATACCGAAAACCAAGAGGCCTTCACCGCCACCGTTCGAGCCCTCTTGCAAAAGAACCCGGATGTCTATGATCCGCGGAAATATCTGGCGCCTGCTCGGGATGCGATTAAGGAAACCGTACGGGCCAAGCTACGGCTTTTGGGTTCCTCGCATCGTGTCCTAACATCGGTTTAACAAACATGAGTGAGGTGAAGGAGGTGAATACGATGAATCCGTCCCGCCGGGTTGTCATGGTAGGGATTTGCGGCGACAGTGGTGCGGGTAAATCCACGTATGCCCACGCTTTGCGTGAGCTTTTGGATCCCGAGCGAGTCACCGTCATCACCTTAGACGACTATCATTCGCTCAACCGACACGAACGGAACGCTATCGGCATCACTGCGCTCCATCCTTGGAAAGCGAATAACCTCGGCCTTCTAACCGAACATGTGTGGGCTCTTCGGCGTGGTCAGTCCATTGTCAAACCGACCTATGATCATGCGACGGGAGAGTTTGGGGCCCCCGAAGAGATCGTCCCTCGCGACATTGTGATTTTGGAGGGACTCCACACGTTTTATCTCGAGCGGCTTCGGGAAGCCTTAGACCTGAAAATCTACTTCGACACCGACATTCAGTTGCGGGTGCAGTGGAAAATTGCGCGCGACTCCAGCCAACGGGGTTATACCCCGGAGGAAGTGATGGCGGAGATCGAGCGGCGGCGGCCCGATGTAGAACGCTACATTGAACCCCAAAAGGCCCTCGCCGATATTGTGATTCACTACCTGCCGGACAACGAAACGCCTCCCCATCCGGATTATCCGGATCCTGTACGAGTCCGTTTTGCCGAACGGTTACGCGGATCCAAACGGCGCCTGGTAAAATGGTTGGCTTTGGCCGGCCAATTGGGACTGATCCAAACCGACCACTTCCATGACCATATCATCGGGGAAGAAATGGAAATCGCCTCGGTATCGGGTATCACCGACAGTAAAACCCTAAACTCCCTGATCGAAATGGTCAGTGAACGGCAACTCGTCACCGAAAGGGTGCGCCAACAACTCGAAGCGCGCCACCACGATCCGGTGATTGTCTCCCGCATCTTGGTTGCCAGCATGATTGCTCATCTCGGTCATCAAAGTCGCCAAGACGTCTCGGCAGAATTGCGGTAACCGGCTAACGGAACAAGGGATTTTTACTCCCGAGAGGAGGGGGCTTCATGTCGCATACCCCATTACCGGTTCTGATCGCCCCGTCTATTCTCAGCGCAGATTTCGGCCATTTGGCCGACGACGTGCGGGATGTGGTTAATCGGGGAGCCGATTGGATTCACGTGGATGTCATGGACGGGCGCTTTGTGCCCAACATTACCATGGGTCCGGTGGTTGTCGAAGGGATTCGCCCGGTGACCGACCGCCCGTTGGATGTTCATCTGATGATTGTCGAGCCGGAGCGTTACTTGGAGGACTTTGCCCGTGCCGGCGCCGAGCGCATCAGCGTCCACGCGGAAGCCACGCCCCATCTGCACCGGGCCCTAGAAATGATTCACGGCCTGGGCAAATTGGCTGGCGTCGCATTAAACCCGTCGACCCCGGTCAGCGCCATTTATCATGTGGCGGAAAATCTGGACCTGGTTCTGCTGATGACCGTCAACCCCGGATTTGGGGGGCAATCCTTCATACGCCCAATGCTGACGAAAATCCGGGAGACGCGGGATTGGCTCGACCGGCAGGGCCTCACACACGTTCCGATTGAAGTCGACGGCGGGATTAACCCGGAAACGGCCAAGTGGGCCATCGAAAGTGGCGCCACGGTGATGGTGGCAGGATCCGCGATCTTCCGCGCCCCGGATCGGACCCTTATGATTCAACAAATTCGGCAGGCGGCTTCGCATCCGTCTGTACCCATCAGCCGATAACCCGAAAGGAGATTTGATTTCATGACGACCGAAGAAAATAAAAACCGTTGGGCCGCTGGTGTCACGCCTTACTCCAAAATGGGGTACTGGCAGCCTGATTATCAACCCAAAGACACCGATATCCTCTGTGCATTCCGATTTGTCCCGCAAGAAGGGGTGGACCCGGAAGAAGCGGCGGCAGCCGTTGCCGGAGAATCCTCAACAGCTACCTGGACGGTTGTGTGGACTGACCGACTGACGGCTCACGAGCATTACCAAGCGAAAGCGTATCGCGTGGTTCCGGTTCCCGGCACCGATCAATATATCGCCTATATCGCGTACGACCTGGACCTTTTCGAAGAAGGATCAATCGCTAACTTGACGGCCTCCATCATTGGAAACGTCTTCGGGTTCAAAGCGTTGAAGAGCCTCCGGCTGGAAGACATGCGAATTCCTCCGCACTATGTCAAGACCTTCCAAGGACCGGCTCACGGGATCGTCATGGAGCGGGAGTACTTGAACAAATACGGACGGCCCTTATTGGGCGCGACGGTCAAGCCCAAATTGGGGTTATCCGCCCGTAACTACGCACGGGTCGTCTATGAAGCCTTGCGCGGCGGATTAGACTTCACCAAAGACGACGAAAACATTAACTCCCAGCCGTTTATGCGCTGGCGCGACCGGTATCTGTTCGTGATGGAAGCGGTCAACAAAGCGACGGCGGACACCGGCGAAATCAAAGGCCACTACTTGAATGTCACCGCCGCCACCATGGAGGACATTTATGAACGGGCCGATTTCGCCAAGCAAATCGGTAGCCCGATTATCATGATTGACCTCATTGTGGGTTACACGGCAATTCAATCGATTGCCAAATGGGCCCGTAAAAACGGAGTACTTCTCCACTTACACCGGGCCGGGCACTCGACCTACACGCGGCAAAAAACGCATGGCGTATCCTTCCGGGTCATCGCCAAATGGATGCGGTTGGCGGGCGTTGACCACATTCATGCCGGAACCGTCTTGGGTAAACTCGAAGGCGACCCGCGAACCACTGCAGGCTACTACCAGACGCTGCGTGGGATGAAATATGATGCCGATCCCACCATAGGCCTTTACTTCGAGCAAGATTGGGCCTCGTTACCTGGGGTCATGCCGGTGGCCAGCGGCGGTATTCATGCCGGGCAAATGCATCAACTCATTGACTTATTGGGCGAAGACGTGGTGCTCCAATTCGGAGGCGGTACATTCGGTCACCCGCACGGCATCGCAGCCGGCGCCGCCGCCAACCGGATTGCCTGTGAAGCCATCATCCAAGCCCGTAACGAAGGCCGCGATTACGTGAATGAAGGGCCGGAAATTTTGGCCGAAGCCGCCAAGTGGTCACCTGCGTTGCGGGCGGCGTTAGACACGTGGAAAGATGTCACCTTCAACTTTGAATCGACCGACACCCCCGACGTGTTGCCCACCCCGAGCTTTTAGTCCACACCGCCAAATTAAAGGAGTGTAGAGTATGCCATTTCATTTAACCCAAGGGACGTTTTCCTTCCTCCCGCCTCTCAACGACGATCAGATTCGCGCCCAAATCCAATATGCCATCAACAACGGCTGGGCGATCAACATCGAATTTACCGATGATCCGCATCCTCGCAACTTTCTATGGGACATGTGGGGCTTGCCGATGTTTGACCTGCAAGACCCGGCCGCGGTCATGTACGAGTTAAACCAGTGCAAAGAGGCGTATCCGCATCATTACATCCGGATTAACGCCTATGACAGCAGCCTAGGCCGTCAAACCACCGCCTTGTCCTTTATTGTCAATCGCCCGCCGTCCGACCCGGGCATGAACGTCATCCGGCAAGAAGGTCCCGATCGGCAGATTCGGTACACCATTCACAGCTACGCCACCGACAACCCGCCGGGAAGCCGCCTTTAAGCGGCCCCCCGGCCCCTCTGGTAAAGGAGATGACCGACGATGAGCACCTACGACGCGACGACGGATGTCCAGCCTACTTGGGTTGATTTCGAACAAGTGCTGAAAGAATCCCAGGTGCTAGAAGTCTTGGAACGGTTAGACCAAGACTTGGTCGGCTTAATCCCGGTGAAAACGCGAATTCGCGAAATCGCGGCCTTGCTGTTGGTCGACCGGATGCGACGGACTATGGAACTCAATTCCAGCCCACCGTCGCTCCATATGTCCTTTACCGGCAACCCCGGCACCGGCAAGACAACGGTGGCCATGCGCATGGCGGAAGTCCTCCATCGTTTGGGTTATGTCCGAAAAGGCCATTTGGTCGCGGTGACCCGCGACGACCTGGTTGGCCAGTACATTGGCCACACGGCCCCCAAAACCAAAGAGGTTTTAAAGCGAGCGATGGGCGGCGTATTGTTCATCGACGAAGCCTATTATCTCTATCGGCAAGAAAACGAACGGGATTACGGCCAGGAGACCATCGAAATTCTCTTGCAAGTGATGGAAAACCAACGAGACGACTTGGTCGTCATTCTGGCCGGCTATAAAGACCGGATGGAAACCTTTTTCAAGTCCAACCCCGGGATGAGTTCCCGGATTGCCCACCACATCGACTTTCCGGATTACACGCCGGAAGAATTGTGGGCCATTGCGCAGTTGATGGCCGCTCAAATGCAATACCGGTTTAGCGACGAGGGCGGTGCGGCTATGCAGGAATACATTCGGCGTCGCCTCACCATGCCACACTTTGCAAACGCCCGGAGTATTCGAAACGCCATTGATCGGGCACGCCTACGTCATGCAAACCGTCTATTTGCCAAAGGGGGGCGGGTCAGCAAAGAAGCCCTCATGACGTTGGAAGCGGAAGACATCCTCCAAAGCCGCGTCTTTGTCGAAAACGAACCGGATGCCGGTTGACCTGTGCGGGGCTCGTGCCCCGCACTCTTTTTTATCACAATATTCTTTGTCTTTTGATGATTACGAGGAGGGTTTCGTGTGATTCGTGTAGGCATTAACGGATTCGGAAGTATCGGTCGCCGGTTTCTTCGCATCGCGCTCACCCGTGATGATATGGAAATCGTGGCCATCAATGATTTGACCGACGCAAAAACATTAGCCCATCTATTGAAGTACGATAGCAATTATGGGCCCTTGCCGGTTGAGGTGAGTGCCGGTCCGGAATCGACGATTCGCGTCGGCTCCCGCACCATTCAAGTCCTTTCGGAGCGGAATCCGGGCAACATTCCCTGGAAAAATTTTGGGGTTGATCTGGTCATCGAATCCACCGGGCTCTTTACCAAAGCCGAAAAAGCCCGTGCTCACATTGACGAAGGTGGGGCTCGTCGTGTGATCATTTCGGCCCCGGCCGACGGCGAAGATGCCACTTTAGTCATTGGCGTCAATCATCATGAATATGACCCGGGTCATCACTATGTGATTTCGAACGCCTCTTGCACCACCAACTGTCTTGCGCCGGTCGCTAAAGTCCTGCATGACCAATTTCACATTGAAGCCGGGTTAATGACCACGGTCCATTCGTATACGAACGACCAGCGACTCTTGGATTTGCCGCATAGCGATTTGCGGCGAGCCCGAGCCGCCGGTCAAAACATCATCCCCAGCAGCACCGGCGCAGCCCGCGCGCTACACAAAGTCATCCCGGCGCTCAAAGGCCGCATGAACGGCATGGCGTTAAGGGTCCCGACGTCCGTCGTCTCCATCGTCGACCTGACCGTGACGACCGCTAAGCCGGTCTCGGTGGACGCCGTCAATCAGGCTCTGGCGGAAGCGGCAAACGGCTCTTTGAAAGGCGTTCTGCAGGTTACCGATGAACCTCTGGTATCCAGTGATTTCCGGGGCAATCCCCACTCCAGTATTGTGGACGCTCGCGAAACCATGCAAATTGGCGACAACATGGTGAAAGTGCTCGCGTGGTACGACAACGAATGGGGCTATGCCAATCGACTCGTCGAGCTCGCGGCCTATGTAGGACAGCAAGAAGGATAAATCCGGAATTTATCAGGGAGGCTTTCATGATGGCAATCAACAATCCGTCTGCCGAACTCGACCAACGTATGATTAATACGCTGCGCACGCTGGCCATCGATGCGGTGGAACAAGCCAATTCGGGACATCCCGGAATGCCCATGGGAGCCGCCCCAATGGCGCATGTGTTGTGGACCCGGTTTCTTCGACATAACCCCAAAAATCCTCGCTGGGTCAATCGTGACCGCTTTATCCTGTCCGCCGGTCACGGTTCGATGTTGCTCTATGCCCTTTTATATCTCACGGGCTATGACATTAGCCTGGATGACTTAAAACGGTTTCGCCAATGGGGGTCGAAGGCCGCCGGCCATCCGGAATACGGCTGGACCCCGGGAGTGGAAACCACCACCGGCCCGTTAGGCCAGGGATTTGCCACCGGCGTGGGGATGGCCATTGCCGAACGCCATTTGGCTGCCCGCTATAACCAGCCGGGCTTTCCCCTCATTGATCACTATACGTACGCCATCGTCAGTGACGGCGACTTAATGGAAGGCATCGCCTCAGAAGCCGCGTCCTTGGCCGGCCATCTCAAACTGGGCAAACTGATTTATCTCTACGATAACAACCATATTTCCATTGAAGGCACTACCGACGTGGCGTTCACCGAAAATGTGGGAGCCCGCTTTAAAGCTTATGGCTGGCATGTACTCACGGTAGATGACGGGAACGACATTCAAGCCATCCACGAAGCGATCGTCAGTGCACGCTCGACCCCTGACCAGCCCAGCTTGATAATGGTCCGAACCCATATCGGCTATGGTAGTCCTAACAAACAAGACACCCCGGATGCGCATGGAGCCCCTCTCGGTAAAGAAGAAGCCCGTTTAGCCAAACAAGCTTATGGCTGGCCGGAAGATCAGCCGTTTTGGGTTCCCACGGAAGTACTGAGTCAATACCGTACCCAGGAATCTCTAGGACCGTTATGGGAGCGGCAATGGCAAACGCTATGGCGAGAGTATCAACAGAAGTTTCCGGAACTGGCCCGGTC contains:
- a CDS encoding glyceraldehyde-3-phosphate dehydrogenase, type I (PFAM: Glyceraldehyde 3-phosphate dehydrogenase, C-terminal domain; Glyceraldehyde 3-phosphate dehydrogenase, NAD binding domain~TIGRFAM: glyceraldehyde-3-phosphate dehydrogenase, type I~COGs: COG0057 Glyceraldehyde-3-phosphate dehydrogenase/erythrose-4-phosphate dehydrogenase~InterPro IPR006424:IPR020828:IPR020829~KEGG: tmr:Tmar_2243 glyceraldehyde-3-phosphate dehydrogenase~PFAM: Glyceraldehyde 3-phosphate dehydrogenase, NAD(P) binding domain; Glyceraldehyde 3-phosphate dehydrogenase, catalytic domain~PRIAM: Glyceraldehyde-3-phosphate dehydrogenase (phosphorylating)~SPTR: Glyceraldehyde-3-phosphate dehydrogenase;~TIGRFAM: Glyceraldehyde-3-phosphate dehydrogenase, type I), with the protein product MIRVGINGFGSIGRRFLRIALTRDDMEIVAINDLTDAKTLAHLLKYDSNYGPLPVEVSAGPESTIRVGSRTIQVLSERNPGNIPWKNFGVDLVIESTGLFTKAEKARAHIDEGGARRVIISAPADGEDATLVIGVNHHEYDPGHHYVISNASCTTNCLAPVAKVLHDQFHIEAGLMTTVHSYTNDQRLLDLPHSDLRRARAAGQNIIPSSTGAARALHKVIPALKGRMNGMALRVPTSVVSIVDLTVTTAKPVSVDAVNQALAEAANGSLKGVLQVTDEPLVSSDFRGNPHSSIVDARETMQIGDNMVKVLAWYDNEWGYANRLVELAAYVGQQEG